One window of Novosphingobium sp. 9U genomic DNA carries:
- a CDS encoding glycosidase: MRHDVDKLVLVPDDIDLSRSPLAGHLDAETYVLGAFNPGLTRLPNGNLLMMVRVAEALRKPVFDNHVHAIRWDEADGGRYVLDAWPLDYADTADPRKFMLRGGGWKIMALTSLSWLLPVELSPDGLEVIDQHYDKTIAPTSSLQCYGIEDARISRVGDTYLMTTCSVSPERHSTTLYSSDDALNWRFEGIVLDHQNKDMLIFEGLIDGHYWAQTRPLGDLYFAYPPGSEWRPGPSINLAYSPDARFWKPHDKPGIRPHAGTVATARMGGGAPPTLTNEGWLTLWHGVEPHEIVGIYRTYWSLLDRDDPSTVVRTEHAPLLEANPELTALIDHQMYVRDIVFTTGIADGGDHYIVASGEADLACRITHIPKSHFAPG, from the coding sequence ATGCGCCATGACGTCGACAAGCTTGTTCTGGTACCCGACGACATCGACCTGTCCAGGTCGCCGCTGGCGGGGCATCTCGATGCCGAGACGTACGTGCTGGGCGCGTTCAACCCCGGCCTGACGCGGCTGCCCAACGGTAACCTGCTGATGATGGTCCGCGTGGCCGAAGCCCTGCGCAAGCCGGTGTTCGATAATCACGTTCACGCGATACGTTGGGACGAGGCGGACGGCGGCCGCTACGTGCTCGACGCCTGGCCGCTCGACTATGCGGACACCGCCGACCCGCGCAAGTTCATGCTGCGCGGCGGTGGGTGGAAGATCATGGCGCTCACCTCCCTGTCGTGGCTGCTGCCGGTGGAGCTTTCGCCCGATGGGCTGGAGGTGATCGACCAGCATTACGACAAGACGATCGCGCCGACCAGCAGCCTGCAGTGCTACGGCATCGAGGATGCTCGCATCAGCCGCGTGGGCGACACGTACCTGATGACGACCTGCTCGGTCAGCCCGGAGCGGCACTCGACGACGCTCTACAGTTCAGACGATGCGCTGAACTGGAGGTTCGAGGGCATCGTCCTCGATCACCAGAACAAGGACATGCTGATCTTCGAAGGCCTGATCGACGGGCACTATTGGGCGCAGACCCGCCCGCTGGGCGACCTCTACTTCGCGTATCCGCCCGGCAGCGAGTGGCGCCCAGGCCCCTCGATCAACCTCGCCTACTCACCCGATGCGCGGTTCTGGAAGCCGCATGACAAGCCCGGCATCCGCCCGCATGCCGGCACTGTCGCAACCGCGCGCATGGGTGGCGGCGCCCCGCCGACCCTGACCAACGAGGGCTGGCTCACCTTGTGGCACGGCGTAGAGCCGCACGAGATCGTGGGGATTTACCGCACCTATTGGTCGCTGCTCGACCGCGACGATCCCAGCACGGTGGTCCGCACCGAGCATGCGCCGCTGCTGGAGGCAAACCCGGAGCTGACGGCGCTGATCGACCACCAGATGTACGTGCGCGACATCGTCTTCACCACCGGCATCGCCGATGGGGGCGATCACTACATCGTCGCCTCGGGCGAGGCCGATCTCGCCTGCCGGATCACCCACATCCCCAAGTCCCACTTCGCGCCCGGTTAA
- a CDS encoding PRC-barrel domain-containing protein: MIAAMMTAANLGARLTGWGFVVFTVGSIAWTTVGFTSGQTNLVASNAFLTLVNLVGIWRWLGKQAVYEDGAKAAQEESRRSSSSTLFTATGIGGMSVVDEAGEQIGHAVEALIECATSAVSYVVVASGGLAGVDERLRAVPRQQLDFNCDHLSLRIDRSAFEALPVLEPGHWPAEAAGA, from the coding sequence ATGATCGCCGCGATGATGACGGCCGCGAACCTCGGCGCGCGGCTGACGGGCTGGGGCTTTGTGGTGTTCACCGTCGGCTCGATCGCCTGGACGACGGTGGGCTTCACCTCCGGGCAGACGAACCTGGTCGCATCCAACGCTTTTCTGACTCTGGTGAACCTGGTCGGGATCTGGCGCTGGCTGGGCAAGCAGGCGGTCTACGAGGACGGTGCCAAGGCCGCGCAGGAAGAGAGCCGGCGTTCCTCATCCTCGACGCTGTTCACCGCCACGGGCATCGGCGGCATGAGCGTGGTCGATGAAGCGGGCGAGCAGATCGGGCACGCGGTGGAAGCACTGATCGAATGCGCGACGAGCGCCGTCAGCTATGTGGTGGTGGCGTCGGGCGGCTTGGCCGGTGTCGACGAGCGACTGCGGGCGGTGCCGCGCCAGCAGTTGGATTTCAACTGCGATCATCTGTCGCTGCGCATCGACCGAAGTGCGTTCGAGGCACTGCCGGTGCTGGAGCCCGGACACTGGCCCGCCGAAGCAGCGGGCGCCTGA
- a CDS encoding YihY/virulence factor BrkB family protein, with amino-acid sequence MSAAASAEDHAQDTRHAAPAPWAMSLAGWKDVLVRTAKETSSDNVGLVAAGVSFYSFLALLPLLGAIVLSYGILADPQTVLDNMNAMTKVMPQDIAKLIGEQLMYVVQSSSGKKGFGVLIALALALFSARNGASAIVTALNIAYEEEEARGFIKVNLLALAITAAAVVVAVLALLAVALMTRVETFLPTSPLVSFALQVVSYLVLVGVAAGAAALLYRFGPSREKARWTWLSAGSLLFALAWVGLTVGFGTYVANFGNYSATYGSLATVVILLTWLYLSSYLLVFGAELNCELEHQTRRDTTSGPELPLGQRGAWSADHVASGTDTKAQRNPDAGDTA; translated from the coding sequence ATGAGCGCTGCCGCATCGGCCGAGGATCACGCACAGGACACGCGCCACGCCGCGCCGGCGCCTTGGGCGATGTCGCTCGCGGGCTGGAAAGACGTGCTCGTCCGGACGGCCAAGGAAACCTCGTCCGACAACGTCGGCCTCGTCGCCGCGGGTGTGTCGTTCTACAGCTTCCTGGCGCTGCTCCCGCTGCTGGGTGCCATCGTGCTGAGCTACGGCATCCTCGCCGATCCGCAGACCGTGCTCGACAACATGAATGCGATGACCAAGGTCATGCCGCAGGACATCGCCAAGCTGATCGGCGAGCAGCTGATGTATGTCGTGCAGAGCTCCAGCGGCAAGAAGGGATTCGGCGTCCTGATCGCGCTGGCGCTGGCGCTGTTCAGCGCCCGCAACGGCGCGTCCGCAATCGTGACGGCGCTCAACATCGCCTACGAGGAAGAGGAGGCGCGGGGCTTCATCAAGGTCAACCTGCTTGCCCTGGCGATCACGGCAGCGGCGGTGGTGGTCGCGGTGTTGGCGCTGCTGGCGGTTGCTCTGATGACGCGGGTGGAGACATTCCTGCCGACATCGCCGCTCGTGTCGTTCGCCTTGCAGGTCGTCTCGTACCTTGTGCTTGTGGGCGTGGCCGCCGGAGCCGCAGCTCTGCTCTACCGCTTCGGCCCTTCGCGCGAAAAGGCGCGGTGGACCTGGCTGTCGGCCGGCTCGCTGCTGTTCGCCTTGGCATGGGTTGGGCTGACGGTCGGCTTCGGTACGTACGTGGCGAACTTCGGAAACTACAGCGCCACCTATGGCTCGCTTGCGACGGTGGTGATCCTGCTGACCTGGCTCTACCTGTCGAGCTACCTGCTGGTATTCGGCGCCGAACTGAATTGCGAGCTGGAGCACCAGACCCGCCGCGACACCACCAGCGGCCCCGAGCTTCCGCTTGGTCAGCGGGGAGCCTGGTCCGCCGACCACGTGGCGAGCGGCACCGACACCAAGGCTCAGCGCAACCCCGACGCCGGCGACACCGCGTGA
- a CDS encoding SWIB/MDM2 domain-containing protein yields the protein MTTREERGEKETKAAAAKVKKTGKPAGGARGGITAPVQPSPELAEIVGSDKLPRSEVVKKVWDYIKKNDLQNPKDKREILADDKLEKIFGGKKATMFEMNKHLAKHLKA from the coding sequence ATGACGACACGTGAAGAGCGAGGCGAGAAGGAAACCAAGGCAGCCGCGGCCAAGGTCAAGAAGACGGGCAAGCCGGCAGGCGGCGCGCGTGGCGGTATCACCGCGCCGGTGCAGCCTTCGCCCGAGCTCGCCGAGATCGTCGGCTCCGACAAGCTGCCGCGCAGCGAAGTCGTGAAGAAGGTCTGGGACTACATCAAGAAGAACGACCTCCAGAACCCCAAGGACAAGCGCGAGATCCTGGCCGACGACAAGCTGGAGAAGATTTTCGGCGGCAAGAAGGCCACCATGTTCGAGATGAACAAGCACCTCGCCAAGCATCTCAAGGCCTGA